The genome window GGATATCCGGGTCCTGATTGGTGATGGAGACCAAACCTTCACGAACACCCCGCGGCGGGCGGCGGACAACGGCCACTTTCGGCTCGATATCACAGTTCTTGAAGTCGAAGTTGATCGGCCCCGGCCAGGCTTTACCCTTGGAGATGTCTTCGATAAAAACCACGGTGTTTTTCAGCTTGCCACCATTGGCAACCACTTTATGCCGCGGGCGGACGTTGCCTTCCTGAGTATCAGGATGTGTGGCACAAAACTCCACGTTCTTACCTTTGTTCAGGTCTTCCATAATGGGTTCCGGTGCATCGCCCTTCAGGGTCACCACACCACTGATGGAACCTCCGTTGCTAACACTGCCTTCCTCATATGCACCCTTTTTTGCCAAAGACAGGGAGGCTGAGAAAACCAGGACAACCAGTACTACCAGTACATTGACCAAGCTTTTTTTAATCATTCCTTCTCTCTCCTTATTACTAAAAACATTCAAGCGACAATTTTTTCCTTAAACACAACGCGTACACCAACAAAAAAACACAACCACTTTCAGTTTGAAAGCTGGGATCATAGCACAAAATGCAAAAAACTTAAAACAAAGGGGCCCCCGCAAGGGAGCCCCCCCATTCTTTTACTGTCAATGCAAGATTATCGCATGGACAGCTTGTTGTCATCCGCATTTTGAGCCGACTTCAGCCCCTGCGGGGTCGCTCCAACCAGAGGCAGGATCGACCGGTCACCTTGCGGCAGGACTTTGAAATAACCCCATTGTCCCGCCTGCTGGTACGGCGTGCGCGCATTCAACCACAGGTAGGTACCCGGGTTGTGGTACGTGCCGCCGGCACCATTCCGCAGGTGCGCCTGGATGTATTCACCAGCTCCAAACTGCTCAACGTCAATCATATCAGACCCATCCTGGTCCATATGACGGCGCCACTGGTGGCCATCCAGGTTGAACATCTGATTCTGCTCATTATGGGCACCAAAGACGTTGATCATCACCTTGTCTCCGGCATGAGCCTTCAGAACCGGGGTTGCCGGCTCGCCATCCGCAGCCACACAGGGCGTGAACATGTTGCCAAAGTCACATCCCTCGTACTCGCGGTACAGCCAAGGCTCAAGTCGATAGTTGACGCCCGTCAAACCTGCCACGTTCTGCAGGTAAGGCATGAAGGACGTCCCGATGATGTTGTCTTCGTCCTGGAAGTACAGAGCGAAATCACGATAGTTTTCCATATCCGCATTTTCCGGATAGGACTTGTCGATGATGACGTCCGCTTTCCAGGAGTTGCCCAGGGAGATGTCTTTGCCCGTTTCGGGGTCGCGGTACACGGAACCCCGCGGACCGACGATGATACCGCCGTACAGGCCATCCCGGACGTTACCGACCAGGTTGCCGAAGTCCCAAATCAGCGATCCGTTGATCTTGAATCCCGGATGCGCGTAAAAGGTGTAAGCCTT of Nitrospina watsonii contains these proteins:
- a CDS encoding carboxypeptidase-like regulatory domain-containing protein: MIKKSLVNVLVVLVVLVFSASLSLAKKGAYEEGSVSNGGSISGVVTLKGDAPEPIMEDLNKGKNVEFCATHPDTQEGNVRPRHKVVANGGKLKNTVVFIEDISKGKAWPGPINFDFKNCDIEPKVAVVRRPPRGVREGLVSITNQDPDILHNPHGYSVMGARRKTLFNKPLPSKGDVADVTKNLMRMRPGRDQHFFLQCDQHNFMEADARVVWNPYFTVSSDDGSFKIDQIPAGKYKVTAWHPYVGTVTKEVTVSGGADAKQDFELAVK